A window of the Nyctibius grandis isolate bNycGra1 chromosome 9, bNycGra1.pri, whole genome shotgun sequence genome harbors these coding sequences:
- the ASDURF gene encoding ASNSD1 upstream open reading frame protein, with the protein MSGRPPRQEEEGESAKLRYKEELSRRIKEQKVVVDELSNLKKNRKVYRQQPNSNIFFLVDRTEMLSQSKNTLDELKKAHQEMENSEKTKIKK; encoded by the exons ATGTCGGGTCGCCCGCCgcggcaggaggaggagggggagagcgCGAAGCTGCGCTACAAGGAGGAGCTGAGCCGGAGG ATTAAAGAGCAGAAGGTTGTAGTTGATGAGCTCTCTAATTTGAAGAAGAACCGG aaagttTATAGGCAGCAACCCAATAGCAACATATTCTTCCTTGTAGACCGAACAGAAATGCTATCTCAATCCAAAA ATACATTAGATGAATTAAAGAAGGCACATCAGGAGatggaaaattcagaaaagacTAAAATCAAGAAATAG
- the ASNSD1 gene encoding asparagine synthetase domain-containing protein 1, translating into MCGICCIVTLCSQHAVHDFFNKDMLCLLRRRGPDSSQQLIKTVSDLSYECLFSGHVLHLRGPMTPQPLEDADNNIFLWNGEIFNGVHVGDLENDTEVLFHHLASCSSEADILSLFSSLQGPWSFIYYQASRHSLWFGRDYFGRRSLLWQFSNEVGGAFCLTSVSVYSGSGNQWQEVPASGIFKIDLKACATTKSLSLTLFPWKYSCTEKAVEEIFVNVLDQVSKDLPNHIPLMMNESKLCLRAPVIPLNKTISEASGECPGTNVSNIIHRVSVETLQGFLAEEHKKKLVYQFIEVLNEAVKRRVLCLFRDGDQKTREVPSMSNRKAHIAVLFSGGIDSMVIAALADKHVPLGEPIDLLNVAFMIKEQAKQKGTTKNHTNQEVPLDLLCPPESCKDLDAKTGAHLSCFNVPDRITGRAGLKELEAINPSRTWNFVEINVTLEELKKMRQQCINHLIYPLDTVLDDSIGCAIWFASRGEGFISNQGEWKPYKSPAKVVLTGIGADEQLAGYSRHRVCFKKYGLEGLNKELEMELDRISSRNLGRDDRIISDHGKEARFPFLDEDVVSFLNSLPISEKADLALPRGIGEKLILRLAAKEFGLTASTILPKRAVQFGSRIAKLEGNSEKASDTCSRLTLFSVDEL; encoded by the exons ATGTGTGGCATTTGTTGCATTGTTACCTTGTGTAGCCAGCATGCTGTTCATGATTTCTTTAATAAAGACATGCTCTGCCTTCTTAGAAGAAGAGGACCAGACAGTAGCCAACAGTTGATAAAAACTGTGTCTGATCTCTCTTATGAGTGTCTGTTTTCTGGCCATGTACTTCACTTGAGGGGACCGATGACTCCTCAGCCTCTGGAAGATGCCgataacaatatttttctttggaatgGAGAAATTTTCAATGGAGTGCATGTAGGAGATCTAGAGAACGACACTGAAGTATTGTTTCATCATCTTGCATCATGCAGTAGCGAAGCGGACATTTTGTCACTCTTTTCATCGCTTCAGGGTCCGTGgtcttttatttattatcaAGCATCTAGACACAGTTTATGGTTTGGTAGAGATTATTTTGGTCGTCGTAGTTTGCTTTGGCAATTCAGTAATGAGGTTGGCGGTGCTTTCTGTCTCACATCTGTAAGTGTTTATTCTGGATCAGGTAACCAATGGCAAGAAGTCCCAGCATCTGGAATTTTCAAAATTGATCTCAAAGCTTGTGCAACAACCAAATCTTTGTCTTTAACATTGTTTCCATGGAAGTACAGCTGCACAGAGAAAGCAgtagaagaaatatttgttaaCGTTCTGGACCAAGTTTCAAAAGACTTACCAAACCACATTCCTCTCATGATGAATGAATCAAAACTGTGTCTCAGAGCACCAGTTATTCccttaaacaaaacaatttctgaAGCTTCAGGTGAATGTCCAGGCACTAATGTTAGCAACATTATCCATAGGGTTTCTGTAGAAACCCTTCAAGGATTTCTTGCAGaggaacacaagaaaaaattagTGTATCAGTTTATTGAAGTTTTAAATGAAGCGGTGAAGAGACGGGTTTTATGTCTCTTTAGAGATGGAGatcagaaaacaagagaagTTCCAAGCATGTCTAATAGGAAAGCACACATTGCAGTGCTCTTTTCTGGAGGCATTGATTCTATGGTTATTGCAGCCCTGGCTGATAAACATGTGCCTTTAGGGGAACCAATTGATCTTCTCAATGTAGCTTTCATGATAAAAGAACAAGCTAAGCAAAAGGGTACCACTAAAAACCATACCAACCAGGAAGTACCACTTGATTTGCTTTGTCCTCCAGAAAGCTGTAAAGATCTTGATGCTAAAACTGGTGCTCATTTATCTTGCTTTAATGTTCCGGACAGAATCACTGGTAGGGCAGGACTGAAAGAATTAGAAGCCATTAACCCTTCAAGAACCTGGAACTTTGTGGAAATTAATGTTACACTAGaggaattgaaaaaaatgagacaacAATGCATTAATCACTTAATTTATCCACTGGATACAGTCTTGGATGACAGCATTGGCTGTGCAATTTGGTTTGCTTCCAGAGGAGAGGGTTTTATTAGTAACCAAGGAGAATGGAAACCATATAAAAGTCCTGCAAAG gTTGTGCTCACAGGAATTGGAGCAGATGAACAGCTTGCTGGGTATTCTCGACATCGTGTTTGCTTCAAAAAATATGGCTTAGAGGGTCTGAATAAAGAACTTGAAATGGAGTTAGATCGCATTTCTTCTAGAAATCTTGGTAGAGATGACAGGATTATCAGTGATCATGGAAAAGAAGccag GTTTCCTTTTCTTGATGAAGATGTTGTTTCATTCCTGAATTCTCTGCCCATCTCAGAAAAAGCTGACTTGGCTTTACCTCGAGGAATTGGTGAGAAATTGATTCTGCGCCTCGCAGCCAAGGAGTTTGGCCTTACAGCCTCGACCATTTTGCCAAAAAGGGCTGTACAGTTTGGATCTCGGATTGCAAAACTAGAGGGCAACAGTGAAAAAGCATCTGACACATGCAGTAGACTGACGTTATTTTCAGTAGATGAATTATAA
- the OSGEPL1 gene encoding tRNA N6-adenosine threonylcarbamoyltransferase, mitochondrial, whose translation MNSIGKSLLKSVKHGRAAWRRSSSAHSGKQHPRRLVLGIETSCDDTGAAVVDDAGRVLGEALRSQKEVHLQSGGIIPVVAQQLHRENIEQVVEEALSVSGVSVHELAAIATTVKPGLALSLEVGLQYSLNLVKRYQTPFIPIHHMEAHALTIRLTQHVEFPFLVLLVSGGHCILAVAQGVSDFLLLGQSIDIAPGDMLDKVARRLSLRKHPECHSMAGGKAIEHLAQTGNRQLHTFRLPMQRYRNCDFSFSGLQNLVNKAIIQKEKEEGIQEGEILSCVKDIAAAVQHAVAVHVIQRTYRAMLFCIKNSILSSKNATLVVSGGVASNQYIRKGLQTLADANGFAFLCPPPRLCTDNGVMIAWNGIERLRAGLGVLHSTDGIRYEPKAPLGIDISKRVEEDSIKVPKLKKKIRWLAS comes from the exons ATGAACAGCATTGGCAAAAGCCTCTTGAAATCCGTTAAACACGGCCGAGCTGCGTGGcggagaagcagctctgctcaCTCTGGGAAACAGCATCCTCGGAGACTAGTCCTGGGCATAGAGACGAGCTGCGATGACACCGGCGCGGCGGTGGTGGACGATGCCGGCAGGGTTCTGGGAGAAGCGCTGCGCTCTCAGAAGGAAGTCCATTTACA GTCAGGTGGAATAATTCCTGTGGTGGCACAGCAACTTCACAGAGAAAACATCGAGCAAGTAGTAGAAGAGGCGCTTAGTGTCAGTGGAGTTTCTGTACATGAACTTGCAGCTATTGCAACTACAGTAAAACCTGGCCTTGCGCTGAGCCTTGAAGTGGGGCTGCAGTACAGCTTGAACTTGGTGAAGAGGTACCAGACGCCGTTCATACCCATTCATCACATGGAGGCGCACGCACTGACCATCAGGCTGACGCAGCACGTGGAATTTCCCTTCTTAGTTCTTTTGGTCTCTGGAGGCCACTGCATCTTGGCAGTAGCACAAGGAGTTTCAGATTTCCTTCTGCTTGGACAGTCCATAGATATAGCACCGGGTGACATGCTGGATAAG GTAGCAAGAAGGCTCTCTTTAAGAAAGCACCCAGAGTGCCACAGCATGGCTGGGGGGAAGGCGATAGAGCACTTGGCTCAAACTGGAAACCGGCAACTGCACACGTTCAGACTTCCCATGCAACGATATCGtaactgtgatttttctttttctggactTCAGAACCTTGTCAATAAAGCCattatacaaaaagaaaaagaagaag GTATTCAAGAAGGTGAGATCCTATCCTGTGTTAAGgatattgctgctgctgtacagcATGCGGTGGCTGTTCATGTCATCCAGCGGACATATCGAGCCATGCTGTTCTGCATAAAAAATAGCATATTATCATCAAAAAATGCAACTTTG GTTGTATCAGGAGGAGTTGCAAGTAATCAGTATATCCGCAAAGGTCTACAGACTTTGGCAGATGcaaatggttttgcttttctgtgtcctCCTCCAAGACTGTGCACTGATAACGGTGTTATGATTGCATG GAATGGCATTGAAAGGTTACGTGCAGGACTTGGTGTTTTACACAGTACTGATGGCATCCGCTATGAACCAAA aGCTCCTCTTGGAATTGATATTTCAAAAAGAGTCGAAGAAGATTCCATCAAGGTGCCCAAACTAAAAAAGAAGATACGATGGTTGGCATCTTAA